Proteins co-encoded in one Pleurodeles waltl isolate 20211129_DDA chromosome 1_2, aPleWal1.hap1.20221129, whole genome shotgun sequence genomic window:
- the FASTKD5 gene encoding FAST kinase domain-containing protein 5, mitochondrial, with translation MATVISRRLPRRVCRATSLSIHGRYTKKRELRDHSEDSTQDHENHCATAKLNTKLMLHPVEYRVLYNPLAYLGTKKNAYFSAEDSEDDFVENNYSSTSSKQIQNTYSITCSRSLSSTKNTLLDLAFSKPIHVHSNLPQTAKPVDNTEIVESNVEAFNTKEDPRVFQKHRSDYSSLCRDDSELFTALSVEEGEIILKKISLLKSSLTPQTLVEYMEKLGHLPVEQLSLVRADTRFAMLCRYSIDSIRSFSPSELIRILQAFVRLGIPPTHSMLNVYEIELSRRVWDMNVVQLLLVADLWRCLNRNVPRYLEILYSYIHLHWKDLTLPQLVQLIYLIGEGRTAPPDLMEKLESLVLKYIESMNLEEIGAVCLGYFKSRSGLSEHLMRKIGDKVSLAMEDISNYALVNVLKMFRFTHVDHIQFLKRLGQVIPQRIPSIGTQGVMHISLACAALHYLDEKIMNAIAETMPSRAIYCRSKDVAKFLWSFGALNYEPPNAQLFYSSLTDQIRVKMHEFEKFPEHLLTCLLALSFGRQFPFDLIDFALSDQFVKLATRGSRFELKKDLFTLDGTVGIECPKYTGSRLSPQLKKEVSEMLWDFASKELCTKVEVVEAATLLGAMLGGPHYVKNHLILPHTRSNDLEVHLDINGHALPFNKGATDSPVSEQSLKTFGVHLTDALMRQLLSGKNESHSPNVELKPKLEAAAKEEVMLPGKDYKGNLDASVFSDGVALTDNLLSILTDSKCSTEKHNSQPETMPNVLKLAIQVSNRNHYAYASKHLLGLHSLKRRQLRQLGYVVIELPFWEWVPMLRRTRSEKLAYLHQKVFGCIN, from the coding sequence ATGGCAACTGTGATCAGTCGAAGATTACCAAGAAGAGTATGCAGAGCAACTTCACTGTCCATCCATGGCAGATACACAAAGAAGAGAGAGCTGCGGGACCACTCTGAGGATTCCACACAAGATCATGAGAACCACTGCGCTACTGCTAAATTAAACACAAAATTAATGTTGCACCCTGTGGAGTATCGTGTGCTATACAACCCACTGGCATATTTAGGAACGAAAAAAAATGCCTATTTTTCAGCCGAAGATTCCGAAGATGATTTTGTAGAGAATAACTATTCCAGCACTAGTTCAAAGCAAATTCAGAATACCTATAGCATCACATGCTCTCGTAGTTTGTCCAGTACTAAAAACACGCTTCTGGATTTGGCTTTTTCTAAACCCATTCATGTTCACTCAAATTTGCCACAGACTGCAAAGCCAGTGGATAACACCGAAATTGTGGAGTCTAACGTTGAAGCCTTCAACACAAAGGAAGACCCAAGGGTATTTCAAAAGCATAGGTCCGACTATAGTTCTCTTTGCAGAGATGACTCTGAATTGTTCACAGCTCTTTCTGTAGAAGAAGGAGAGATCATTTTAAAAAAGATCTCTCTTTTGAAAAGCAGTCTTACCCCGCAAACTCTTGTTGAGTATATGGAAAAACTTGGTCATTTACCAGTGGAGCAGTTGTCACTTGTGAGGGCAGACACCAGATTTGCTATGCTTTGTCGATACAGTATTGACAGCATCCGTTCATTCAGTCCTTCTGAACTTATAAGAATTCTTCAGGCATTTGTTCGTTTAGGTATTCCACCAACACATTCCATGCTAAATGTCTATGAAATTGAATTAAGCCGTCGTGTTTGGGATATGAATGTAGTTCAACTTTTGCTAGTGGCTGACTTGTGGCGTTGCCTGAATCGTAATGTACCTAGGTATCTAGAGATCTTGTACAgttacatacatttacactggaaaGACCTCACCTTGCCACAGCTTGTTCAGCTAATTTATCTCATTGGAGAAGGAAGGACAGCACCCCCTGATTTAATGGAGAAGCTTGAATCTTTGGTGTTGAAGTACATAGAATCCATGAATCTAGAAGAAATAGGGGCTGTTTGTTTGGGATACTTTAAATCACGCAGTGGGTTGTCTGAGCATCTTATGCGGAAAATTGGAGACAAGGTTTCCCTTGCAATGGAAGACATAAGCAATTATGCTTTGGTGAATGTACTTAAAATGTTTCGTTTTACTCATGTTGACCACATACAGTTTTTAAAGCGTCTGGGACAGGTTATTCCACAACGTATTCCCTCAATAGGTACTCAGGGAGTCATGCACATCTCCCTGGCCTGTGCAGCTCTGCATTACCTTGATGAAAAGATTATGAATGCAATAGCCGAAACAATGCCTTCCAGGGCAATCTACTGTAGAAGCAAAGACGTTGCCAAATTCCTGTGGTCTTTTGGAGCATTAAATTATGAGCCACCCAATGCCCAGTTGTTTTACTCCAGCCTAACAGACCAAATTCGTGTGAAGATGCATGAGTTTGAGAAGTTCCCAGAGCATTTACTCACTTGTTTATTGGCTTTGTCTTTTGGTCGTCAATTTCCTTTTGACCTTATTGACTTTGCTCTTAGTGACCAGTTTGTGAAGCTGGCAACGAGGGGGAGCCGATTTGAACTTAAAAAAGATCTCTTCACTCTTGATGGCACTGTGGGGATTGAATGTCCAAAATACACTGGCAGTCGCTTGAGTCCCCAGCTTAAGAAAGAGGTCTCAGAAATGCTTTGGGATTTTGCAAGTAAGGAGCTCTGCACAAAGGTGGAAGTTGTTGAAGCTGCCACTCTACTTGGCGCTATGTTGGGTGGGCCTCATTATGTAAAAAATCATTTGATTTTGCCTCATACCAGATCAAATGATCTTGAAGTTCACTTAGACATTAATGGACATGCATTGCCTTTTAATAAAGGTGCCACAGATAGTCCAGTGTCGGAGCAATCACTTAAAACCTTTGGTGTTCATCTAACTGATGCCCTAATGAGACAACTTTTGAGTGGCAAAAATGAATCTCACTCTCCAAACGTAGAACTGAAACCAAAGTTGGAGGCTGCAGCAAAAGAGGAGGTGATGTTACCTGGGAAAGATTACAAGGGAAATCTGGATGCTTCTGTATTTTCCGATGGGGTAGCGCTGACTGACAACCTTCTCAGTATTTTGACTGACTCCAAGTGCTCTACAGAGAAACACAATTCCCAACCTGAGACTATGCCGAATGTTCTGAAGTTGGCTATCCAGGTGTCGAACAGGAACCACTATGCTTATGCTTCAAAGCACTTGCTAGGACTTCATAGCTTGAAAAGGAGGCAGCTCCGCCAGTTGGGATACGTAGTGATTGAACTGCCATTTTGGGAATGGGTTCCAATGCTCAGACGAACCCGCTCAGAAAAACTGGCCTACCTGCACCAAAAAGTATTTGGCTGTATTAACTGA